GAGCCGAAGCCCTGTGCCACGATGTCGGACTGCACGTCGCCATCGTAGTTCTTGCAGGCCCAGATATAGCCGCCTTCCCACTTCAGGGCGGAGGCCACCATGTCGTCGATCAGGCGGTCCTCATAGGTCAGGCCGCGCTTCTCGAACTCCGCCTTGAACTCGGCGTCGTAGATGGCGCGGAAGATGTCCTTGAAGTTGCCGTCATAGGCCTTGAGGATGGTGTTCTTGTGCGAGAAGTACACCGAGTAGTTTCGGGCCAGGCCGTAATTGAAGGAGGCGCGCGCGAAGCCCTCGATCGACTTGTTCAGGTTGTGCTGCATCATGGCAGCGCCAGGGCCCTTGAAGTCGAACTGGCCGATTTCCTGCACCTCGCCGTTCTCGGCGATGTAGGTCATCTTGACCGTGCCGGGGCCCGGCACCTTCATCTCGACCGCGCGGTAGATGTCGCCATAGGCATGGCGGCCGACGACGATCGGCTTGGTCCAGTGCGGCACCAGGCGGGGCACGTTCTGGCAGATGATCGGCTCGCGGAAGATCGTGCCGTCCAGGATGTTGCGGATGGTCCCGTTGGGGGACTTCCACATCTTCTTCAGGCCAAATTCCTTCACCCGCGCCTCGTCGGGGGTGATGGTGGCGCACTTCACGCCCACGCCGTACTGCTTGATGGCATTGGCGGCATCGACCGTCACCTGGTCGTCGGTCTGGTCACGATACTGGATGCCGAGGTCGTAATACTTCAGGTCGACGTCCAGGTAGGGGGTGATCAGCTTGTCCTTGATGAACCCCCAGATGATGCGGGTCATCTCATCGCCGTCGAGTTCGACGACGGGGTTCTTTACCTTGATCTTGGCCATGCTGATCCTCGTCTGGACAGTTTTGCGCATCCGCCCTGCCGCCCGCGCCAGATACCCCGGCGGCTGGCGGTCCGGTCGCGCGGACCATCGCACCGGCAGCCGGGCGCGGCAAGGGCAGGGGACGACGCAGGCGGTTCCAGCGGCCGCAAAAACCCTTTAATCAGCCGCTTCCCCCCTCCCTCCGGTGTTCATCATGCTCAAGCGATTCCTTGCCTATTACCGGCCGCACCGAGGGCTCTTCCTGCTCGATTTCTCCTGCGCCGTACTCTCCGGCGTGCTGGAACTTGGCTTCCCGCTGGCTGTGCGCGGCTTCGTGGACCATCTGTTGCCCGGGCAGGACTGGGGGCTGATCCTGCTGGCCTCCGCCGGCCTGCTCGTGGTCTATCTGCTGAATACCGGGCTCATGGCCGTGGTCGCCTACTGGGGCCACATGCTCGGCATCAATATCGAGACGGAGATGCGCCGGAAGGCCTTCGACCATCTCCAGAAACTCTCCTTCCGCTTCTACGACAACCAGAAGACCGGCCATCTCGTCGCCCGTGTCACCAAGGACCTGGAGGAGGTGGGGGAGGTGGCCCATCACGGGCCCGAGGACCTGTTCATCGCCATCATGACCTTCCTCGGCGCTTTCGCGCTGATGTTCATGGTGCATCCGCAGCTGGCGATCCTGACGGCCATCATCGTGCCGGTGACCGGCTGGCTGTCCACCCACTACGGCAGCCGCATGACCGCGACATGGCGCGCCATCTACGGCCGTGTCGGAGCGTTCAATGCACGCATCGAGGAGAATGTCGGCGGCATGCGCGTGGTGCAGGCCTTCGCCAATGAGGAGCATGAGCGGCGCCTCTTCGCCGAGGACAACGCGAGATACCGCAGCACCAAGCTGGAGGCCTACAGGATCATGGCCGCCAGCATGTCCATCTCCTACCTCGGCATGCGGCTGACGCAGATGGTGGTCATGATCGCCGGCAGCTACTTCGTGCTGCGTGGTGACCTGACGGCCGGCGGCTTCGTGGGCTTCCTGCTCCTCGTCGGCGTATTCTTCCGCCCGGTCGAGAAGATCAACGCGGTGCTGGAGACCTATCCTAAGGGAATCGCCGGGTTCCGCCGCTATACCGAGTTGCTGGATACCGAGCCCGATATCAACGACGCGCCGGATGCCGTGGCTGTCTCCGGGCTTCGCGGCGATATCCGCTATGAGCATGTCAGCTTCGGCTATGGTAGTGGCAAGGCGGTGCTGGATGACGTCTCGCTGGAGATCAGGGCAGGTGAGACGGTGGCCTTCGTTGGCCCTTCCGGCGCGGGGAAGACGACCATCTGCTCTCTGCTGCCGCGCTTCTACGAGGCCGATGCCGGCCGCATCACCATCGATGGTATCGACATCCGCAAGATGACGCTCGCCTCCCTGCGCGGGCAGATCGGCATCGTCCAGCAGGACGTCTTCCTCTTTGCGGGCACGATGCGGGAGAATATCGCCTACGGCCGCCTCGGCGCGAGCGAGGCCGAGATCCTGGAAGCCGCCCGCCGCGCCAGGCTGGACACGGTCATCGCCGGCCTGCCGGCCGGGCTGGATACCGTGGTGGGGGAGCGGGGGGTCAAGCTTTCGGGCGGGCAGAAGCAGCGGCTGGCCATCGCCCGCATCTTCCTGAAAAATCCGCCGATCCTGATTCTGGACGAGGCGACGAGCGCGCTGGATACCGAGACGGAGCGCGCCATCCAACAGTCCCTGGCGGAGTTGTCACGCGGCCGCACCACGCTGGTCATCGCGCACCGCCTCGCCACCATCCGCGATGCCGACCGCATCGTCGTGGTGGACCGGAACGGCATCGCCGAGCAGGGGCGGCATCAGGAACTGGTTGCCGCGGGGGGTCTCTACCGGCGGCTGCATGAGGCGCAGCAGGATACCGCCCGCGCCTCCTGAGCCTGCCTACCAGCCACGGCGTCCATAGCGGTAACCCGGAGGGGGCGCGCCATAGCCGGGCCGGGGGCCGTAGTAGCGCGGGGGAGGCCCATAGCCCGGCCGCGGGCCATAACCGCGGCCCCCGTAATAGCGCGGGCCACGGTGGTAGTGCGGGCGATCGTCATTGACGGAACCGGCGATCAGGGCCGTGGCCAAGCCGGCACCCGCCCCGAGCGCCAGGGTGCTGCCCCAGTCGGTCGAGCCATCCGGGTTCTGGCAACCGGCAACGGCAAGGCTGCCAGCCAAGGCGAAGACGGAGAGAATGCGACGGCTGAACATGAGACTGTTCCTCCTACCTGGAGAAACGTGACAGTCCCGCAAGGCGTTTCGTCGTCGTGATCAGGGCGATTCGGTGGTGAATTGCGGCAATTGCGACGCTTGTGGGGTCAGGCATGCCCTGCCGTGAAGGCATTGAAGGTCTGGATCGTGTAGGTGTCCTTCACCCCCGCCACTGTCTGCACCTTCTCCACCACGAAGAGGCCGATATCCTGCTCGGCATCCAGATAGAACTTTCCCAGAAGGTCATACTGGCCGGAAACGGAATGCATTTCCGATAGCTCCTCGATGCCGTCCGCCATTTCCCGCGCCACGCGGTAGGCTTGACCCATTTCGCACTTGATGAGGACGAAGATCGCGCGCATCGCGGGCCTCCTGCTGGATGCGCCAATGAATTGCGGCGCCAGGGGTGCTGTTGCCACAGCACGGCCTGGCGCGGAAGATGCCCGCGCCTGCCGATGCTTCAAGTCCTTCCCCCTGCTCCCCCAAAGGCCACCTGGACGGCCGCCCTTGGCACCACGCTGCTGATGCAGACGGTGGCCGCCTTCATGGGCCAGATGCTGCCCGTGCTGGCCCCCGTCATGACGCGGGATGCCGGGCTGCGGCCGGAGAATGTCGGCCACTTCGCCGCGCTGAACGCGGTGGGGGTGGTGATCTTCCTGATCTTCGGCGGCCCGTTGCTGAAGCGGATGGGGCCTGTGCGAAGCCTGCAGGGCGGCGCCGTCCTGGCCGGCCTCGGGCTGGCCGTGGCGATGCTGGGCTCGCTGCCGGCTCTGTTGCTGGCTTCCTTGTTGCTGGGCATCGGCTATGGA
This genomic window from Roseomonas marmotae contains:
- a CDS encoding NADP-dependent isocitrate dehydrogenase, whose amino-acid sequence is MAKIKVKNPVVELDGDEMTRIIWGFIKDKLITPYLDVDLKYYDLGIQYRDQTDDQVTVDAANAIKQYGVGVKCATITPDEARVKEFGLKKMWKSPNGTIRNILDGTIFREPIICQNVPRLVPHWTKPIVVGRHAYGDIYRAVEMKVPGPGTVKMTYIAENGEVQEIGQFDFKGPGAAMMQHNLNKSIEGFARASFNYGLARNYSVYFSHKNTILKAYDGNFKDIFRAIYDAEFKAEFEKRGLTYEDRLIDDMVASALKWEGGYIWACKNYDGDVQSDIVAQGFGSLGLMTSVLLSPDGNTVESEAAHGTVTRHYREHQKGRETSTNPIASIFAWTRGLAYRGKFDGTQDVVDFANALEQVCIETVESGYMTKDLAVLIGKDQPWLNTQNFLAKLDENLKKKMG
- a CDS encoding ABC transporter ATP-binding protein, producing MLKRFLAYYRPHRGLFLLDFSCAVLSGVLELGFPLAVRGFVDHLLPGQDWGLILLASAGLLVVYLLNTGLMAVVAYWGHMLGINIETEMRRKAFDHLQKLSFRFYDNQKTGHLVARVTKDLEEVGEVAHHGPEDLFIAIMTFLGAFALMFMVHPQLAILTAIIVPVTGWLSTHYGSRMTATWRAIYGRVGAFNARIEENVGGMRVVQAFANEEHERRLFAEDNARYRSTKLEAYRIMAASMSISYLGMRLTQMVVMIAGSYFVLRGDLTAGGFVGFLLLVGVFFRPVEKINAVLETYPKGIAGFRRYTELLDTEPDINDAPDAVAVSGLRGDIRYEHVSFGYGSGKAVLDDVSLEIRAGETVAFVGPSGAGKTTICSLLPRFYEADAGRITIDGIDIRKMTLASLRGQIGIVQQDVFLFAGTMRENIAYGRLGASEAEILEAARRARLDTVIAGLPAGLDTVVGERGVKLSGGQKQRLAIARIFLKNPPILILDEATSALDTETERAIQQSLAELSRGRTTLVIAHRLATIRDADRIVVVDRNGIAEQGRHQELVAAGGLYRRLHEAQQDTARAS
- a CDS encoding Lrp/AsnC family transcriptional regulator gives rise to the protein MRAIFVLIKCEMGQAYRVAREMADGIEELSEMHSVSGQYDLLGKFYLDAEQDIGLFVVEKVQTVAGVKDTYTIQTFNAFTAGHA